In Roseofilum reptotaenium CS-1145, the genomic window TGGGAGATCGACCCATTTCCGGAAGTAATTTTGAGGGTAATATCCCCCCCCTGACTATCATTGGTCGTTGAGTCAATACCTTGTACAACAATGTTCCCTTGTTGAGTTTCAAAGAAAACATGTCCTGCATTCCCATTTTGGGCACTCGAACGGATAGAACTCAATGTTGTAATGTTCCCAATTGTTTGAATCCATAGGTTAATGTTGCCACCGTTTCCAGCTAGCTGAGTAGCGCTTGAGTTCAATTCTCCTGTGGTTATATCACCCATCTCCGTCGTCAATTGAATCGTACCAGCATTACCGGCTTGGGTGGATGTATTCAGATTTCCCGTACTAATACTTCCCCCAGAAGTAGTTAGGGATATATTCCCCCCTTGTCCATCGGAATGAGTATTGAGGTTTGCGGTGGTAATAGTGCCCGCAGAAGCCGTTAAAGAAATATTTCCCCCTTGTGAATTATCGCTGGTATTTAAGTTTCCAAGGGTAATACTGGCTCCTGAAATATTAATCTCTCTACCCGGAGCGGTAAAGGTGGCGGATGAGTCCATCATAAATGAACCGTTGTTATTCCTATCCGCATCAGCCCTAAAGATGATAGAACCCGTACCCGGTAAGAAATTTAAGGAGACTCCATTGGCAATGGTAATGTTCTTGGTCGCTTCTAAAACAATATTGCCTGCCACCTGTTCTAAAGTAGTAGCATTAAGGGTAATATCAGTTCCTGGAAATTGGTTAAAGTCAATGCTGGGCAGGTTATTCTCGGCTTCTGGAGGGTCAAAGGTATTGGCAATTAGAATATTTTCCGGATCGAGTAAGAGGGTTCCCCAATTTCCGGCTGGAGCGCTGACATTAACTTTGCCGGAAAAAGTAAGGGTGTCTTTGCCGGAAACTTCTACTAATCCCCCATTTCCTCCAGTTTCTCCTCCTCGCGCTTCTACTGTGCCGTAAAATTGGGTATTTCCATCTGACCAAATGATAATTTCTCCTCCATTTCCGTTATCCAAACTATTAGAGCGGATGTGGGAATCAGGACTAATGAGGGTTTGTTGGGCGTTGGGTAGGGGGCCTTTTCCTTGGTAAGATCCGCCGATGTAAATTTGACCGCCATTTTCAGGACTAGAAGCATCAAGGTTTGCGTCAATTACGCCGACTTGAGTACCGATTACGTTTATGGTTCCGGAGGTGAAGGTAGGTTGGGTATGGGAAACATCGAGAGTGCCAGAGGCGATCGCCACACCTGGATTGTCTGGTATGGTAATCTCAGAACGGGTTAATACCAATTGTCCCTGAGCATTTACCTCGATCTGGG contains:
- a CDS encoding two-partner secretion domain-containing protein; this translates as MSLRINSLNLLLTLSLWLCGSYVQITQAQTIVPAADGTGTTVIPQGNQFYIQGGSTSADGANLFHSFIQFGLTPHQVANFLSTPGIENIFSRINGGNPSTINGLIQVLGGNSNLYLINPAGILFGPNTQLNVPAAFHATTATGIGFGQNQWLNAFGDNNWQILTGTPNEFRFDGASPGVILNWGNLTVDDGEALSLTGGTVINLGTLNAPGGTITLGAVPGHHTLRISQEGHLLSLEIPAGDRQSIPFNPLSVPELLTGGKIPHHVSQIEVNAQGQLVLTRSEITIPDNPGVAIASGTLDVSHTQPTFTSGTINVIGTQVGVIDANLDASSPENGGQIYIGGSYQGKGPLPNAQQTLISPDSHIRSNSLDNGNGGEIIIWSDGNTQFYGTVEARGGETGGNGGLVEVSGKDTLTFSGKVNVSAPAGNWGTLLLDPENILIANTFDPPEAENNLPSIDFNQFPGTDITLNATTLEQVAGNIVLEATKNITIANGVSLNFLPGTGSIIFRADADRNNNGSFMMDSSATFTAPGREINISGASITLGNLNTSDNSQGGNISLTASAGTITTANLNTHSDGQGGNISLTTSGGSISTGNLNTSTQAGNAGTIQLTTEMGDITTGELNSSATQLAGNGGNINLWIQTIGNITTLSSIRSSAQNGNAGHVFFETQQGNIVVQGIDSTTNDSQGGDITLKITSGNGSISHGILDASANNGSNGIILVSPTPTPTPTPTPTPTPTPTP